In a single window of the Natronosalvus caseinilyticus genome:
- a CDS encoding DUF7410 domain-containing protein produces MIADSDDEPTWSEPTAAASRCPDCGRPFTTEERRLLHRGLEHPDRLTAREREAYATVAAAERGAHRRYVLGALIVFVVTYFGFLFAYAIVA; encoded by the coding sequence ATGATCGCAGATTCCGACGACGAACCGACCTGGAGCGAACCGACGGCTGCAGCCTCACGCTGTCCGGACTGCGGCCGTCCGTTCACGACCGAGGAGCGTCGCCTGCTCCACCGGGGCCTCGAGCACCCGGATCGACTCACCGCTCGAGAGCGCGAAGCGTATGCGACGGTCGCAGCGGCGGAACGCGGCGCTCACAGACGCTACGTGCTAGGTGCACTGATCGTGTTCGTGGTGACGTACTTCGGATTCCTGTTCGCGTACGCGATCGTCGCGTGA
- a CDS encoding DUF7344 domain-containing protein — translation MVTVDNVLGLLNEKRRRYALYYLNEQDGAVPVEEVVEAVADMETDEGSSPLPDEKWNNIELSLHHNHLQKADEYDFIHYDSEAGVVELVESPTELDIILTVANVLERTN, via the coding sequence ATGGTAACAGTTGACAATGTACTGGGTCTTCTCAACGAGAAGCGCCGCCGATACGCACTGTACTATCTCAACGAACAGGATGGTGCAGTGCCAGTCGAGGAGGTCGTGGAAGCGGTAGCGGACATGGAAACGGACGAGGGGTCCTCTCCCCTCCCGGACGAGAAGTGGAACAATATCGAACTCTCACTTCATCACAACCACCTCCAGAAAGCCGACGAGTACGACTTCATTCACTACGATTCGGAGGCGGGCGTCGTCGAACTCGTCGAATCCCCCACCGAACTCGATATCATCCTCACCGTCGCGAACGTGCTCGAACGGACGAACTGA
- a CDS encoding DUF6684 family protein — MHRRTMPTLGLSRESIRDISGNLVPLGVLLFFAGWLLLERPWGWDLLSLAVVYGLIFSLVGTLFLVTYVVAVRFQEATPER, encoded by the coding sequence GTGCATCGACGGACCATGCCGACGCTCGGCCTCTCCAGGGAGTCGATTCGAGATATATCGGGAAACCTCGTACCCCTCGGCGTGCTGCTGTTCTTCGCCGGGTGGTTGCTCCTCGAGCGCCCGTGGGGGTGGGACCTGCTGTCGCTGGCCGTCGTCTACGGGCTCATCTTCTCGCTCGTGGGAACGCTGTTTCTGGTCACGTACGTCGTCGCCGTGCGGTTTCAGGAAGCGACACCCGAGCGGTGA
- a CDS encoding gamma-glutamyltransferase family protein: MSTDYDLDRFDSRRSSVHATGGMVATSQPLAAQAGLSILEDGGNAFDAAVATAAALNVVEPTSTGLGGDVFALYRTADGEVGAMRACGGAPAEATIENVTRSVQEFEDAADWYPESRGYAVDDTASDDLEMPFLGPHAVTVPGTVRGWEATVEELGTLTLADVLEPAIHYALEGYPVSEVISYYWQGAPRLFTDDHARETYLFDGEAPDPGQVVTLERLGESMRTIAEEGADAVYEGEIGEAIADEVQSKGGFLTLEDLSAFEPEFLEPVHTTYNGAEIFELPPNNQGLIALEALNIAEEIGAGEHAYDSPERVHAFAEATKLAFVDGHHYITDPTYETVPPLASKDYARERAAAIGDRAIQDPAVGVPTIAAEDADTALLTVGDAEGNLVSYINSRFAGFGSGLVAGDTGIALQNRGASFSLDPEHPNRLEPGKRPFHTLVPAIAKFDEDDWAAFGVMGGYMQPQGHVQVVSNLVDYGMGAQEALDAPRWRYREEGSLGVEERFPNQTGLVRKGHDVQVLPPVMFGGAQLVRRTGDVLTGATEPRKDGQAVGL, translated from the coding sequence ATGAGCACCGACTACGACCTCGATCGATTCGACTCGAGACGCTCCTCGGTCCACGCCACCGGCGGGATGGTCGCCACGAGTCAGCCCCTGGCGGCTCAGGCCGGCCTCTCGATCCTCGAGGACGGCGGGAACGCCTTCGATGCGGCCGTCGCCACCGCGGCCGCGCTGAACGTCGTCGAACCCACGTCGACCGGCCTCGGCGGCGACGTCTTCGCCCTCTACCGAACCGCCGATGGCGAGGTCGGCGCCATGCGTGCCTGCGGTGGCGCCCCCGCCGAGGCGACCATCGAGAACGTCACGCGCTCCGTCCAGGAATTCGAGGACGCCGCCGACTGGTACCCCGAATCCAGGGGCTACGCCGTCGACGACACCGCGAGCGACGACCTCGAGATGCCGTTCCTGGGGCCGCACGCAGTCACGGTTCCCGGGACGGTCCGCGGCTGGGAGGCCACCGTCGAAGAACTGGGGACACTGACGCTCGCTGACGTCCTCGAGCCAGCCATTCACTACGCCCTCGAAGGCTATCCCGTCTCGGAGGTCATCTCCTACTACTGGCAGGGCGCACCCCGCCTCTTTACCGACGACCACGCCCGCGAGACCTACCTGTTCGACGGCGAAGCGCCCGATCCGGGCCAAGTCGTGACGCTCGAACGCCTCGGCGAATCGATGCGAACGATCGCCGAAGAGGGCGCGGACGCCGTCTACGAGGGCGAGATCGGCGAGGCCATCGCCGACGAGGTGCAGTCGAAGGGCGGCTTCCTGACCCTCGAGGATCTCTCCGCCTTCGAACCCGAGTTCCTCGAGCCCGTGCATACCACCTACAACGGCGCGGAGATTTTCGAACTGCCGCCGAACAACCAGGGGCTAATCGCGCTCGAGGCGCTGAACATCGCGGAGGAAATCGGGGCGGGCGAGCACGCGTACGACTCCCCCGAGCGGGTGCATGCGTTCGCGGAGGCGACGAAGCTCGCGTTCGTCGACGGCCACCACTACATCACCGACCCCACCTACGAGACGGTGCCGCCGCTGGCATCGAAGGACTACGCCCGCGAGCGCGCCGCGGCGATCGGCGATCGGGCGATTCAGGACCCCGCGGTGGGCGTGCCGACGATAGCCGCCGAGGACGCCGACACCGCGCTCCTCACCGTCGGCGACGCGGAAGGCAATCTCGTCTCGTACATCAACTCCCGCTTCGCCGGCTTCGGGAGCGGGCTGGTCGCCGGGGACACCGGTATCGCCCTCCAGAACCGGGGCGCCTCGTTCTCGCTCGATCCCGAACATCCAAACCGCCTCGAGCCCGGCAAACGGCCGTTTCACACCCTCGTGCCAGCCATCGCGAAGTTCGACGAGGACGACTGGGCGGCCTTCGGTGTAATGGGCGGATACATGCAACCCCAGGGCCACGTCCAGGTCGTCTCGAACCTGGTCGACTACGGGATGGGCGCCCAGGAAGCGCTCGACGCGCCGCGCTGGCGCTACCGCGAGGAGGGGTCCCTCGGCGTCGAGGAACGGTTCCCGAACCAGACCGGACTCGTGCGCAAAGGCCACGACGTGCAGGTGCTTCCACCCGTGATGTTCGGGGGTGCACAGCTCGTTCGCCGCACCGGAGACGTGCTTACCGGGGCGACGGAACCGCGAAAAGACGGGCAGGCAGTCGGGTTATAG
- a CDS encoding DUF7501 family protein → MSTHATHWNGTATCPFCGGELSDPGAGFVDHIGVNPDCRVEFDTWRDNVADDLGGTWSG, encoded by the coding sequence ATGTCAACGCACGCAACACACTGGAACGGCACCGCGACCTGCCCGTTCTGCGGCGGCGAACTGAGCGACCCGGGCGCCGGATTCGTCGACCACATCGGCGTCAACCCCGACTGTCGAGTCGAGTTCGATACCTGGCGCGACAACGTCGCAGACGATCTCGGCGGTACCTGGAGCGGATAG
- a CDS encoding metal-dependent hydrolase — protein sequence MVEPIGHGAMALLFAVPAWILWGRRPALTFAALTQVTALLPDVDLLFDSYFSHPQLQHHGLTHTVPFVLVVGLVFGAVAARTLTGALNAHRLIRSDSIAPETTFVFATSAFWAGGLSHIFVDLLSSAPHAAMEPFWPVYSGEIVINVVAYDSTPVNVGLVVVALVTHVALYRAERYPYETRWSVGS from the coding sequence ATGGTGGAGCCAATCGGTCACGGTGCGATGGCACTGTTGTTCGCCGTTCCCGCCTGGATCCTGTGGGGTCGTCGACCGGCGCTAACGTTCGCCGCGCTCACACAGGTCACGGCGTTGCTTCCGGACGTCGACCTCCTGTTCGACTCCTATTTTTCACATCCTCAACTCCAACACCACGGGTTGACACACACCGTTCCGTTCGTCCTGGTGGTCGGTCTCGTCTTCGGGGCCGTGGCCGCACGGACACTCACGGGGGCGTTGAACGCTCATCGATTGATTCGAAGCGACTCGATTGCTCCCGAGACGACGTTCGTCTTCGCAACGAGCGCGTTCTGGGCTGGCGGCCTCAGTCACATCTTCGTCGACCTGCTCTCGTCGGCGCCGCATGCGGCGATGGAACCCTTCTGGCCGGTCTACAGCGGGGAAATCGTCATCAACGTCGTCGCGTACGATTCGACGCCGGTGAACGTGGGACTGGTCGTCGTCGCGCTGGTAACCCACGTAGCGCTGTACCGCGCCGAGCGCTACCCCTACGAAACTCGGTGGAGCGTCGGGTCGTAG
- a CDS encoding PQQ-binding-like beta-propeller repeat protein, whose translation MTRPPHVSRRQVLAGGSLALAGLAGCALPGYGTYSRDQDSFDPEILPYDEAYPDRDDAAMFRHGLRRLGYYPDETVPESVSVNWSLPVNYIGHTAAKSSPLPTPDGETILIPSDTGRIHAVTPRGEHRWTRMTGASRSLGFHGTPTVIGDVAYLGGYDGDMYAFDPETGDEIWHTTGGQLDGSIAIGSSPAYWDGVIYVVTEYSNPNAGTMWALDAGTGEPLWKDDRLWGMPHPSTAIDPETERMVTGSNDGVVYAWEFPSLEFAWEFETGHHVKGTIPTYDGSAFVGSWDGHFYRLDLEDGSEEWSFEIGEVVMSNPGIDPETNVVYTGGDDWNVYALDADTGEELWSTHVEGNVLGSLTVTADAVLVGSYDGHLYALEKDTGDVRWKVMNRGHVTSEPIPRDGRIYYAERARISNYWGDSEEAVFEAPGHAYCLVEDE comes from the coding sequence ATGACCCGTCCACCGCACGTCTCGAGACGACAGGTCCTCGCCGGGGGGAGCTTGGCTCTGGCGGGACTCGCCGGTTGTGCGCTCCCCGGGTACGGCACCTACTCGCGAGATCAGGACTCGTTCGACCCCGAGATCCTGCCCTACGACGAAGCGTACCCGGACCGCGACGACGCGGCGATGTTTCGCCACGGGCTTCGCCGCCTCGGCTACTACCCGGACGAGACCGTGCCTGAGTCGGTGTCGGTCAACTGGTCGCTCCCGGTCAACTACATCGGCCACACCGCGGCGAAGTCGAGCCCCCTGCCGACGCCCGACGGCGAGACGATCCTGATCCCGTCCGACACGGGCCGCATCCACGCGGTAACCCCGCGCGGCGAACACAGGTGGACGCGGATGACGGGCGCCTCGAGATCCCTGGGCTTTCACGGGACGCCAACAGTCATCGGCGACGTCGCCTACCTCGGGGGCTACGACGGCGACATGTACGCCTTCGATCCCGAAACCGGTGACGAGATCTGGCACACGACGGGCGGCCAACTCGACGGCTCGATCGCCATCGGTTCGAGCCCGGCCTACTGGGACGGCGTGATCTACGTCGTCACCGAGTACTCGAACCCGAACGCGGGAACGATGTGGGCGCTGGACGCCGGCACGGGCGAGCCGCTGTGGAAAGACGACCGCCTGTGGGGGATGCCCCACCCCTCGACGGCAATCGACCCCGAGACCGAGCGGATGGTCACCGGGTCGAACGACGGCGTCGTCTACGCTTGGGAGTTCCCCTCCCTCGAGTTCGCCTGGGAGTTCGAGACGGGCCACCACGTCAAAGGGACGATCCCGACCTACGACGGCAGCGCGTTCGTCGGCTCCTGGGACGGGCACTTCTACCGCCTCGACCTCGAGGACGGGAGCGAGGAGTGGTCGTTCGAGATCGGCGAGGTGGTTATGTCGAATCCGGGAATCGACCCCGAGACGAACGTCGTCTACACGGGCGGCGACGACTGGAACGTCTACGCGCTCGATGCGGACACGGGCGAGGAGCTGTGGTCGACCCACGTCGAGGGTAACGTGCTGGGATCGCTGACGGTGACCGCCGACGCGGTGCTGGTGGGCTCCTACGACGGCCACCTCTACGCGCTCGAGAAGGACACTGGCGACGTTCGATGGAAAGTGATGAATCGCGGCCACGTGACCAGCGAACCGATTCCGCGCGATGGCCGGATCTACTACGCCGAACGGGCCAGGATCTCGAATTACTGGGGCGACAGCGAGGAGGCGGTCTTCGAGGCACCGGGCCACGCCTACTGTCTGGTCGAGGACGAGTAG